In the genome of Helicovermis profundi, the window TATATTTTAAACTTTTATACATTATAACATAACAAAAAGCTAATGTTTTCACATTAGCTTATTTTTTATTCTACTGGATTAATACATTCTACTTTATCTTGCTCTATTTCATTTATAGCTATTGTAACCGGCTTGATTGAATTTGTTTCAATCAAAGCTTCATCACCTTCTATAAGTTGTCTCGCTCTTTTAGAGACTGCAATTACAAGTGCATATCTACTACCCGCAATTTCAATCATTTTATTAACTGGTGGTTTTAACATCTATTTTCCTCCTTAAACTCGTTAATAAGCTCTCCAATATTTGATATTATTCTATTTTTTTCTGCCTCAATAATACAAATTAATTTAGAGGTAGCTTTATGAATTTCATCATTAATGATAAAATAATCATAGTCTTTAATAAAACTCATCTCATCTAAAGCACTTGAATACCTTAACTTAAATGAATCTTCAGTTTCAGATCCTCTATTAATTATCCTGTTTTTAAGTTCTTCCATAGACGGTGGAAGTATAAAAACGAAAATTCCCTCTGGATACTTTTCTTTCACTTGAAGGGCTCCTTGAATATCAATTTCAAGAAGTACATCCTCACCACTCAATACTTTATCAAGAACAAATTTTTTCGGAGTTCCATAATAATTTTGATATACTTTAGCATATTCTAGTAATTCGTCATTATGAATCATACTTTGAAATTTTTCCTTCTTAAGAAAAAAGTAATTCTTTCCATCAACTTCACCATCACGAGGCTCTCTCGTTGTAGCTGAAACAGAAATTCCAATATCTTTATATTCAGATATTAAAGATTTACATATAGTTCCTTTACCTGCTCCAGAAGGTCCTGAAACAACTATTAACAAACCCCTTGGTGTCATTTTATCGCTCCTCAATATTAATAATATAGAACATTATATCACATTAAATCGATTTATCAAAAATAGACGCGCTATTCTAAATTTTGAATTTGCTCTCTAATTTTTTCTATTTCACTCTTCATATTTACAACATAATTTGATATATCAATATCTGGAGATTTAGATCCAATTGTATTTACCTCTCTATTTAATTCTTGAACTAAGAAGTCTAATTTTCTACCAACATCTCCACCTTGGTTTATTATTAATTCAAATTGTTTAAAATGACTCTTAAGTCTTACAATTTCTTCAGTAACATTGGTTTTATCAGCGTATATTGCAATTTCTTGAGCCAATCTATTATCATCGATTTCAATCTTATCTAATATTTCATTCACTCTTTCTCTCATCTTGTTTTTATGATTTATTAGTATTTCAGGCGATTTATTTTCTATTATTTCTACTAGTTCGCTTATTATCTTAATTCTTTCCATTATATCTACAAGAAGTTTTTCTCCTTCAGTATTTCTCATATCAATAAGATTTGTAATTGCAGGTCTTAACGCATTTTTTAAAACTTCAAGCACTTCTTTTTCATCATCTTCTTCAATTTCTATTATAAAAGAATCTTGATTTTTAGTTAATAAAGATAATGAAGGTTTATCTTTCAAATCATATTTTTTTGATATTTTACTATATGCATCATAATACTTATCAATCACTGCAAAGTTAGGTTTAATTGAAATATTGTCCGAAGCAATTTCTACAAAATTAAAATAAACTTCTACTCTACCCCTTTTTACATCTTTTTTAATTTCACTTTTAATAAAATCTTCAAATTGAAAAAATTTTTTAGGCATTTTTAGTATTATGTCATTATATCTGTGATTAACTGATTTTATTTCTATTTCTAATTTGTATTTATCGTTTTCAAAATTTCCTTTTCCATATCCCGTCATACTACGTATCATATTACCCCTCCGTATTGTTGTAAACGCCTTCTGCAATAGTACTAGCAGGACCATACATATATATTTCATTATTTTCAAAGTCTAAAATAATTGATAATTCACCACCAGGTAAACTTACATTTACTTCATTATCAATAAATCCAAGTTTATTTGCAACATATACACACGCAACCGCACCAGTTCCACACGCTAAAGTGTTTCCTGCTCCTCTTTCCCAAGTATCAATTTTCATTTGATTTCTACCTATAACTTCAACAAAATTAACATTGGTATTATTGGTGAAAATTTCATTTTTTTCTATTTCTGGCCCATATTTTAGTAATATTTCTTTATCTAATTTTTCTAAAAATATAACGGCATGAGGTACACCAGATAAAACAAAAGACAATCTAAATGTTTTATCTAGAATTTTTATTTCTTTGTCATAAAAAGTTTTGCCACTATAATCAATCGGAATAAGTTTTGATTCATCAATTACTTCTCCCATAGAAACTTTTATTTTGACAACTTCTGCATCCTCAATGAACAACTTAACTTTTTTTATTCCCGCTAAAGTTTCTATTGAAAACTCATCTTTTAAAACAAGTCTATTTTTATAAACAAATTTTGAGAAACATCTAATGCCATTCCCACACATTTCACCTGTACTTCCATCCGAATTAATATAAATCATTTTTATATCTGCATTTATTGATTCTTTTGATATCATAAGTCCATCTGCGCCGATTCCAAAATGCCTATCACATATTTTTTTTGCGAGTGCATTATAGTCACCTAAATAATCGTGACCATCAATTAAAATAAAATCATTACCAACGCCATGCATTTTTGAAAATTTAATCATTTTATCACCTTTCAACATGTATAACTAAGTGTACATGTTACCTTAAAATTAATAGCACCATAATACCTAATATAATTCGATAATAAGCAAATGGAATCAAATTTTTCTTTTTAATGTAATTCATAAAAAAGGCAATTACAAAATATGCAACTACAAAAGAAACAAAGGTTCCAATAAATAATAGAATCCACTGAAAACTAGTAAACACAAAACTTGCTTTAAGTATTTTAACTAGTCCAGCACCGAGGAGTGTTGGAATAGCTAAGAAAAATGAAAACTCTGCTGCAACACTTCTATCGAATCCTAAAAACATTCCACCAATAATAGTAGATGCCGATCTTGACATTCCAGGAATAAGTGCTAAACACTGAAACACTCCAACAAGAAATGCGTTTTTATAAGTTATTTCCGAATCATTTTTAACAGTTACTTTAATACTTGATTTTTCAGCAAGTATAATAATAATAGCTCCAATAATCAAAGTAATAGCCACTGGGATAGGATGGAACAATATTGCTTCTATTTTACTATCAAAGAGTACACCAAGTATTCCAGCT includes:
- the gmk gene encoding guanylate kinase; translated protein: MTPRGLLIVVSGPSGAGKGTICKSLISEYKDIGISVSATTREPRDGEVDGKNYFFLKKEKFQSMIHNDELLEYAKVYQNYYGTPKKFVLDKVLSGEDVLLEIDIQGALQVKEKYPEGIFVFILPPSMEELKNRIINRGSETEDSFKLRYSSALDEMSFIKDYDYFIINDEIHKATSKLICIIEAEKNRIISNIGELINEFKEENRC
- the rpoZ gene encoding DNA-directed RNA polymerase subunit omega; translation: MLKPPVNKMIEIAGSRYALVIAVSKRARQLIEGDEALIETNSIKPVTIAINEIEQDKVECINPVE
- the dapF gene encoding diaminopimelate epimerase; this translates as MIKFSKMHGVGNDFILIDGHDYLGDYNALAKKICDRHFGIGADGLMISKESINADIKMIYINSDGSTGEMCGNGIRCFSKFVYKNRLVLKDEFSIETLAGIKKVKLFIEDAEVVKIKVSMGEVIDESKLIPIDYSGKTFYDKEIKILDKTFRLSFVLSGVPHAVIFLEKLDKEILLKYGPEIEKNEIFTNNTNVNFVEVIGRNQMKIDTWERGAGNTLACGTGAVACVYVANKLGFIDNEVNVSLPGGELSIILDFENNEIYMYGPASTIAEGVYNNTEG
- a CDS encoding YicC/YloC family endoribonuclease, yielding MIRSMTGYGKGNFENDKYKLEIEIKSVNHRYNDIILKMPKKFFQFEDFIKSEIKKDVKRGRVEVYFNFVEIASDNISIKPNFAVIDKYYDAYSKISKKYDLKDKPSLSLLTKNQDSFIIEIEEDDEKEVLEVLKNALRPAITNLIDMRNTEGEKLLVDIMERIKIISELVEIIENKSPEILINHKNKMRERVNEILDKIEIDDNRLAQEIAIYADKTNVTEEIVRLKSHFKQFELIINQGGDVGRKLDFLVQELNREVNTIGSKSPDIDISNYVVNMKSEIEKIREQIQNLE
- a CDS encoding undecaprenyl-diphosphate phosphatase, coding for MILIIKAIILGIIEGLTEFLPVSSTGHLIIANKFLSFEGDFANLFSIVIQTGAIFAVILYFKDKVFPKFDSSKSKKAYISLWSKVIIGIIPAGILGVLFDSKIEAILFHPIPVAITLIIGAIIIILAEKSSIKVTVKNDSEITYKNAFLVGVFQCLALIPGMSRSASTIIGGMFLGFDRSVAAEFSFFLAIPTLLGAGLVKILKASFVFTSFQWILLFIGTFVSFVVAYFVIAFFMNYIKKKNLIPFAYYRIILGIMVLLILR